The Flavobacterium jumunjinense genome includes a region encoding these proteins:
- a CDS encoding GspE/PulE family protein codes for MEEIIIPNENLHILSADLANYYKVLPKKSNSDTIILYCLENKNTTEVKEELELLLGKKVSLLSYSEIEINKALSIYYRKERIENSKKTFSIDSGDFLENLLSEAKGLKSSDIHCEVYEDSARIRFRIDGQLIERYKIERENYLELVNKIKIRSKLNITEKRLPQDGRITTTTFDIRVSILPTLYGEKIVMRLLGQDASNIDLKSLGFQQEELTGYLEAVKKPNGIILISGPTGSGKTTTLYATLRLLNDSRRNIVTVEDPIEYTLKGINQVQLKEDIGLTFASALKSFLRQDPDVIMLGEIRDSETALMAIRASLTGHLVLSTIHTNSAIGTVSRLIDMGVPPYLISETLNLSVAQRLIRKLCNHCKEETTIDEKDFPSSFSIPYQVEKAYKPVGCNECFHSGYKGRTAIYEVINITNDIANAIKSNTIATYFENDENYKSLPEKAYDVLAKGETSLDEIYSILLNV; via the coding sequence ATGGAAGAGATAATTATACCCAACGAAAACTTGCATATTCTTTCTGCAGATTTAGCAAATTATTACAAAGTACTACCCAAGAAAAGTAATTCTGATACTATTATTTTATATTGTCTAGAGAATAAAAACACTACCGAAGTAAAAGAAGAATTAGAGTTGTTATTAGGTAAGAAAGTGAGTTTGCTTTCCTATTCAGAAATCGAAATAAACAAAGCACTTTCTATATATTACCGAAAAGAACGCATTGAAAACTCAAAAAAGACATTTTCAATAGATTCAGGCGATTTTCTTGAAAACTTATTAAGTGAAGCGAAAGGGTTAAAAAGTAGTGATATTCATTGTGAAGTCTATGAAGATTCAGCTCGAATCCGATTTAGAATTGACGGTCAGTTAATTGAACGCTATAAAATTGAACGCGAGAACTATTTGGAGTTAGTTAATAAGATAAAAATTCGTTCCAAACTAAACATCACCGAAAAACGTTTGCCACAAGATGGTAGAATCACTACTACTACGTTTGATATTCGTGTATCTATTTTACCTACATTATATGGGGAAAAAATTGTAATGCGTTTATTAGGTCAAGATGCTTCAAATATCGATTTGAAATCATTGGGTTTCCAGCAAGAAGAACTAACAGGTTATTTAGAAGCGGTTAAAAAACCAAACGGAATTATCCTTATTAGTGGTCCAACAGGTTCTGGTAAAACCACTACACTATACGCAACATTACGCTTATTAAACGATAGTAGAAGAAATATTGTAACCGTAGAAGACCCTATTGAATATACGCTAAAAGGAATTAACCAAGTACAATTAAAAGAAGACATTGGACTAACTTTTGCCTCCGCTTTAAAATCGTTTTTGCGTCAAGATCCTGATGTGATTATGCTTGGAGAAATTCGTGATTCCGAAACAGCATTAATGGCAATTAGAGCTTCTTTAACAGGACATTTGGTACTGTCAACAATTCATACCAATTCTGCTATTGGAACAGTTTCAAGGCTAATTGACATGGGTGTTCCTCCATATCTTATTTCAGAAACATTAAATCTATCAGTTGCACAACGATTAATTCGTAAATTATGTAATCATTGCAAGGAAGAAACTACTATCGATGAAAAAGATTTTCCAAGTAGTTTTTCAATTCCATACCAAGTTGAAAAAGCCTATAAACCTGTTGGTTGCAATGAATGTTTTCATTCGGGTTATAAAGGAAGAACTGCCATCTACGAAGTGATTAATATTACAAATGACATTGCAAATGCAATAAAAAGTAATACTATTGCAACTTATTTTGAAAATGACGAAAATTATAAATCGCTTCCAGAAAAAGCGTATGATGTTTTGGCCAAAGGAGAAACATCGTTAGACGAGATATACTCTATATTATTAAATGTATAA
- a CDS encoding type IV pilin protein, whose protein sequence is MKNKTIRYIQHLSKKAYVKAYSLTEILIVLCIIGILLLMVLPNQTSVISQAKAIEAQAMLNQVYGLEKSHFYRYSKYTGDLEELGFEQEQTVEDGGQAVYRIEIIEASNSSFVARATSVSDLDGDGAFNTWEINDKKMLKEVVKE, encoded by the coding sequence ATGAAAAATAAAACAATTCGCTATATACAACACCTTTCTAAAAAAGCCTATGTAAAAGCGTATTCCTTAACGGAGATATTAATTGTACTCTGCATTATAGGTATCTTGTTACTTATGGTACTGCCGAATCAAACATCGGTTATTAGTCAAGCAAAGGCTATTGAAGCGCAAGCGATGCTAAATCAAGTATATGGTTTGGAGAAAAGTCATTTTTATCGTTACTCAAAATATACGGGAGATTTAGAAGAATTAGGTTTTGAACAAGAACAAACTGTAGAAGATGGAGGTCAAGCGGTCTATCGAATTGAAATTATAGAAGCCTCTAATAGTTCTTTTGTGGCTCGTGCTACTTCAGTTTCCGATTTAGATGGAGATGGAGCATTCAATACTTGGGAAATCAACGATAAGAAAATGCTTAAAGAAGTAGTAAAAGAATAA
- a CDS encoding secretin N-terminal domain-containing protein: MFLKVKNTPIKIRDGFYLIGEQSTEGLRSTEIIPLENRSIESVLQSLPKIFNDKVEIKEFVELNSLIASGAKSTIEELKLYIKQIDKVVPLVQIEVIIVQYNKSL, from the coding sequence ATGTTTTTAAAGGTAAAAAATACACCTATAAAAATCAGGGATGGTTTTTATCTTATTGGTGAACAATCTACAGAAGGATTGCGTTCTACAGAGATTATTCCATTAGAGAATCGCTCTATCGAATCTGTTTTACAATCCTTACCAAAAATATTCAATGATAAAGTTGAAATTAAAGAATTTGTTGAACTTAACTCTTTGATTGCTTCAGGGGCAAAATCGACTATTGAGGAATTAAAATTATACATTAAACAGATTGATAAAGTTGTTCCTTTGGTTCAAATAGAAGTGATTATTGTTCAATATAACAAATCCCTATGA
- a CDS encoding type II secretion system F family protein, with protein sequence MVEVAEQINQIDTMFERLTEQYNEEISHQTKMIGVVLEPMIIIVIGVVVIMVSMYAPMFDLSKIINS encoded by the coding sequence ATGGTCGAAGTTGCAGAACAGATTAACCAAATAGACACTATGTTTGAACGCTTAACGGAACAATACAATGAAGAAATTAGCCATCAAACAAAGATGATTGGTGTCGTTTTAGAACCTATGATAATTATTGTTATTGGAGTTGTTGTTATTATGGTCTCTATGTATGCTCCAATGTTCGATTTAAGCAAAATTATTAATAGTTAA
- a CDS encoding phage tail protein: MKIIHKLILIALAVFTFSCEDILEEDISNDLVQVVYPLEGATVESNVTVFQWNQLDGADDYRVQVYNNNQFKVFDTLVNTNTVTLPLIQGTYQWRVRGENSAYQSTYSFPLTFDVEESDDLTNQQVVLVAPSASFATNLNTITLSWNDLTAADHYKVEVINITSGSIVFTQDNVTTTNVTLNSSHITSDGQYTWKVKAYNTTTSTETVYSTRSFLRDIVVPNQPQNNQPANNASQTINQTVSFSWTISQDSGVIQSAITYELQIASDLNFTTIIQTSPATGTSYQQAFATAGVYYWRVRAKDAAGNVGAYSSGNKLTIN, from the coding sequence ATGAAAATAATACATAAATTAATCCTAATTGCTTTAGCAGTATTCACTTTTTCTTGTGAAGATATTCTAGAAGAAGACATTTCTAATGATTTGGTTCAAGTGGTTTACCCTTTAGAAGGAGCAACTGTAGAAAGTAATGTAACTGTTTTTCAGTGGAATCAATTAGATGGAGCAGATGATTATCGTGTGCAAGTATACAATAACAATCAGTTTAAAGTATTCGATACCTTAGTAAACACAAACACAGTAACGTTGCCATTAATTCAAGGTACCTATCAATGGAGAGTGAGAGGAGAAAATTCAGCATATCAATCTACTTATTCTTTTCCTTTAACCTTTGATGTAGAAGAATCGGACGATCTTACGAATCAACAAGTAGTATTAGTCGCGCCTTCAGCAAGCTTTGCTACCAATTTAAACACAATAACATTGTCATGGAATGATTTAACTGCCGCAGATCATTATAAAGTTGAAGTAATAAATATAACATCTGGAAGTATTGTCTTCACGCAAGACAATGTTACGACTACCAACGTAACATTGAACAGTTCACATATTACTAGTGACGGTCAATATACATGGAAAGTAAAAGCTTATAATACAACAACGTCAACTGAAACGGTATATTCAACAAGGAGTTTTTTAAGGGATATTGTTGTTCCAAATCAGCCACAAAACAATCAACCAGCAAATAATGCTTCACAAACGATTAATCAAACGGTTAGTTTTAGTTGGACCATTTCTCAAGATTCTGGAGTAATACAATCGGCTATTACTTATGAATTACAAATTGCATCCGATCTTAATTTCACAACTATTATCCAAACATCACCTGCAACAGGAACAAGTTATCAACAAGCATTTGCTACTGCTGGAGTATATTATTGGAGAGTGAGAGCTAAAGATGCAGCCGGAAATGTAGGAGCCTATAGTTCTGGTAACAAATTAACAATCAACTAA